One Serpentinicella alkaliphila DNA segment encodes these proteins:
- a CDS encoding L-2-amino-thiazoline-4-carboxylic acid hydrolase, protein MSKIENKAKLTTNEKTNALRGAIQHRATWMALMFLEMEKAGYDAEKVTRAAVKQTGLMHGGILKDISASDNLPDFKDAFLTEDGINNFEMDIKTLLDNELYVEFNYCALVEAWKKLGIEDEKIALLCDIAMDGDRGIAESMGYDFELGNTIAQGCKTCNIRFLKK, encoded by the coding sequence GTGAGTAAAATAGAGAATAAAGCTAAATTAACAACTAATGAAAAAACAAATGCATTAAGAGGTGCAATACAGCACAGAGCCACATGGATGGCTCTAATGTTCCTTGAAATGGAAAAAGCCGGTTATGATGCAGAGAAAGTTACAAGAGCTGCAGTTAAACAAACAGGGCTTATGCATGGTGGGATATTAAAAGATATATCTGCTTCTGATAATTTACCAGATTTTAAAGATGCTTTTTTAACTGAAGACGGTATAAATAACTTTGAAATGGACATCAAAACTCTACTTGATAATGAATTATATGTTGAGTTTAATTATTGTGCACTCGTCGAGGCATGGAAAAAGCTTGGCATTGAGGATGAAAAAATTGCTCTATTATGTGATATAGCAATGGATGGAGATAGGGGGATTGCTGAATCAATGGGATACGACTTTGAATTGGGAAATACAATCGCACAGGGTTGTAAAACCTGTAATATTAGGTTCCTTAAA